In Phycisphaerae bacterium, one DNA window encodes the following:
- a CDS encoding NUDIX hydrolase: protein MNQTLLTTKKFTVERREYVIPGVGAVHRELVVHPGAVLILPLLTPDKVVMIHNYRFSVGSELLELPAGTLEPPEDPLDCARRELEEETGYVSNRIEPLGRFYTSPGFTNELMVAFLASELKATTPRPEATEQIRVTTLPLADALAATSDGRIVDGKTIAALHLYHFRRSRMP, encoded by the coding sequence ATGAATCAAACGCTCCTGACCACAAAGAAGTTTACAGTCGAACGCCGGGAATACGTCATCCCAGGCGTCGGAGCAGTCCACCGCGAACTCGTCGTCCACCCCGGAGCCGTCCTCATCCTGCCCCTGCTCACCCCCGACAAGGTGGTCATGATCCATAACTACCGATTCAGCGTCGGCTCCGAGCTGCTCGAACTGCCTGCCGGTACCCTCGAGCCACCCGAGGATCCCCTGGATTGCGCCCGCCGGGAACTGGAGGAAGAGACGGGCTACGTCAGCAACAGAATCGAACCCCTCGGCCGCTTCTATACCTCCCCCGGTTTCACCAACGAGCTCATGGTCGCCTTCCTGGCCTCCGAACTGAAGGCCACCACCCCGCGGCCGGAAGCCACCGAGCAGATCCGCGTCACCACCCTGCCTCTGGCTGACGCCCTGGCCGCCACCAGCGACGGCCGTATCGTCGACGGCAAGACCATCGCCGCCCTCCATCTGTACCATTTCCGCCGATCGAGGATGCCATGA
- a CDS encoding M50 family metallopeptidase, with product MSWRDRTWNHDEGRPRRPWGGFNTENPMAWAPSIGSVFGIRIKLHIIFLIYLAVELLRSASEGGFWFSLRYLIILFGLVFLHEMGHCFGARRVGGDASEVLMWPLGGLAMVSVPHNPRAHLISAAAGPLVNFAFCMISATVLSLAAGSIQAVPWNPFEAYPSEAALPLLVGSTVFLLLYQFFYVNYVLLLFNVVLPLFPLDGGRIWQAILWYRLGYSRSMQIASTAGMIGAVLLGVFGLFNQNLMLVGVAVFAYLTSMQYRKAVVADPEWAEAPCDINASPDQADGPKRRRGLFGKGLWERKRTKIAAEDAEVDRILVKVHDQGIQSLSRSEKKTLERATRRQQGTDRHAGRVDRL from the coding sequence ATGAGCTGGCGAGACCGAACCTGGAACCACGACGAGGGCAGACCGCGAAGGCCCTGGGGCGGCTTCAACACCGAGAACCCCATGGCCTGGGCTCCGTCGATCGGATCAGTCTTCGGCATCCGGATCAAGTTGCACATCATCTTCCTGATTTACCTTGCCGTGGAGTTGCTTCGATCGGCGTCTGAGGGAGGCTTCTGGTTCTCCTTGAGATACCTGATCATCCTCTTCGGGCTGGTCTTCCTCCACGAAATGGGCCACTGCTTCGGTGCCCGCCGTGTGGGCGGCGACGCAAGCGAGGTCCTCATGTGGCCGCTGGGCGGCCTGGCCATGGTCTCCGTCCCACACAACCCGCGGGCCCACCTGATCAGCGCTGCCGCAGGACCGTTGGTCAACTTCGCTTTCTGCATGATCTCCGCAACCGTCCTGAGCCTCGCGGCCGGCTCGATTCAAGCCGTGCCCTGGAACCCATTCGAAGCTTACCCGTCCGAAGCGGCCTTGCCCCTGCTGGTGGGATCGACCGTATTCCTGCTGCTCTATCAGTTCTTCTATGTGAACTACGTCCTCCTGCTCTTCAACGTCGTCTTGCCGCTTTTCCCGCTCGACGGCGGCCGTATCTGGCAGGCGATTCTGTGGTATCGACTCGGCTACAGTCGCTCCATGCAGATCGCATCGACCGCCGGAATGATCGGAGCCGTGCTCCTCGGCGTGTTCGGACTGTTCAATCAGAACCTCATGCTCGTCGGGGTGGCCGTCTTCGCCTACCTGACCAGCATGCAGTACCGCAAGGCGGTTGTCGCCGACCCCGAATGGGCCGAAGCACCATGCGATATCAACGCATCTCCAGACCAGGCCGACGGTCCCAAGCGCCGCAGGGGCCTCTTCGGCAAGGGACTCTGGGAACGCAAGCGGACGAAGATCGCCGCCGAGGACGCCGAGGTGGATCGCATCCTCGTCAAGGTCCACGATCAGGGCATTCAAAGCCTGAGTCGCTCCGAAAAGAAGACCCTCGAGCGCGCCACCCGCCGGCAACAGGGCACGGACCGCCACGCCGGCCGAGTCGATCGCCTTTGA